One genomic window of Dermacentor andersoni chromosome 8, qqDerAnde1_hic_scaffold, whole genome shotgun sequence includes the following:
- the LOC126525731 gene encoding uncharacterized protein — translation MARLLVVCVLSVSVAYAASYQYSIGSSGLYGDDSSSFGGSSGLGFGSGGFGGSSYGGGLGSLGFGSSGLGSGSYGGYGSYGSSGLGGLGFGSGGYGSSGYGSGGYGGYGSSGLGGLGFGSSGYGSGGYGGYGSSGLGGLGFGSSGYGSGSYGGYGSSGLGGLGLGSSGYGSGSYGGYGSSGLSGLGLGSSGYGSGSSGLGGLGFGSSGYGSGSYGSYGSSGLGGLGFGSSGYGSGSYGGYGGSGLGGLGFGSSGYGSGSYGGYGSSGLGGLGFGSSGYGSGSYGGYGSSGLGGLGFGSSGYGSGYGSGSYGGYGSSGLGGLGFGSSGYGSGSYGGYGSSGLGGLGFGSSGYGSGSYGGYGSSGRGGLGFGSSGYGSGSYGGHGSSGYGSGSYGGYGGSGFGSDDYSSGSMQKSVM, via the exons ATGGCCCGCCTCTTGGTAGTCTGCGTACTCTCCGTGTCTGTGGCCTATGCCGCCTCATACCAGTATTCGATCGGGAGCAGCGGCCTCTACGGTGACGACAGCTCTAGCTTTG GTGGTAGTAGCGGTCTAGGATTTGGTAGTGGTGGCTTCGGCGGCAGCAGCTATGGTGGCGGCCTCGGCAGTCTTGGCTTTGGCAGCAGCGGCCTCGGAAGCGGCAGCTACGGCGGCTACGGAAGCTACGGCAGTAGCGGCCTCGGTGGTTTAGGCTTCGGCAGCGGTGGCTATGGAAGCAGTGGCTACGGTAGTGGCGGCTATGGCGGCTATGGCAGCAGTGGTCTCGGTGGTCTTGGCTTCGGCAGCAGCGGATACGGCAGTGGCGGCTACGGCGGCTATGGCAGCAGTGGTCTCGGTGGTCTTGGCTTCGGCAGCAGTGGATACGGCAGTGGCAGCTACGGCGGCTATGGCAGCAGTGGTCTCGGTGGTCTTGGCTTAGGTAGCAGCGGATACGGCAGTGGCAGCTACGGCGGCTATGGCAGCAGTGGTCTCAGTGGTCTTGGCTTAGGCAGCAGCGGATAcggcagtggcagcagtggcctCGGCGGTCTTGGCTTTGGCAGCAGCGGATACGGCAGCGGTAGTTACGGCAGTTATGGCAGCAGTGGTCTCGGTGGTCTTGGCTTCGGCAGCAGTGGATACGGAAGCGGCAGCTACGGCGGCTATGGCGGCAGTGGTCTCGGTGGTCTTGGCTTCGGCAGCAGCGGATACGGCAGTGGCAGCTACGGCGGCTATGGCAGCAGCGGCCTCGGCGGTCTTGGCTTCGGCAGCAGCGGCTACGGTAGTGGCAGCTATGGCGGCTATGGCAGCAGTGGTCTCGGTGGTCTTGGCTTCGGCAGCAGCGGATATGGCAGCGGATACGGAAGCGGCAGCTACGGCGGCTATGGCAGCAGTGGTCTCGGTGGCCTTGGCTTCGGCAGCAGCGGATACGGCAGTGGCAGCTACGGCGGCTACGGCAGCAGCGGCCTGGGCGGTCTTGGCTTCGGCAGCAGCGGCTACGGTAGCGGCAGCTATGGCGGCTATGGCAGCAGTGGTCGCGGTGGTCTTGGCTTCGGCAGCAGCGGATATGGCAGTGGCAGCTACGGCGGCCATGGCAGCAGCGGCTACGGTAGTGGCAGCTACGGCGGCTATGGCGGCAGTGGCTTCGGGAGTGACGACTATAGCAGTGGATCAATGCAGAAGTCAGTGATGTAA